From Acidobacteriota bacterium, a single genomic window includes:
- a CDS encoding ATP-binding protein: MIKVESLEIQELRGIRDLTLEMNSSTFVICGPNGSGKSGVVDAIQFALTGEIGRLTGAGSGELKLKDHGPHVDKRDDPAAAVVSLRVLIPSLGTSARITRTIKNPGKPVIEPDEPDVRAVLDEIASHPELTLSRREIIKFILAEPTNRSREVQSLLKLNEIDQLRSALKTTETKLLAALSASKSQEEAAEQSLKRHLDLPELRDGDVLEVVNENREVLGLTAIEHIEATTSLSEGLQLQAKISTQGKDSALKDLDALLEVMNRGIEKGVEDEIRAASAALTKLEQEPTFFEIIRKRPFIETGLTFVDSPECPLCNREWSIAELREHLEKKLKASREAQEARELLESAGVAVGVAVRSLNAAIVPALRLPEVSRELVSEISTWYGELSSFADSVSTVEGVVGSKDRLLSRWARLNPGVAQRLGEVRNAVASRPDENIAGAARDFLVLAEERWTMLNRARRTTAESGVAAKRARLAYKTYCEVSEEALTTLYDSVESDFARYYRLLNSGDETKFKAKFEPAQGKLGLSVDFYERGMFPPAAYHSEGHQDGMGVCLYLALMKRVFGSDLCVAVLDDVVMSVDSQHRKQFCRLLKSEFPSTQFVITTHDQVWSHQMRSEGLVTAKTTVAFQGWSVDSGPVIDEVKEVWERIDEDLAKNEVPAAAARLRRHLEFVATDLANELGAKVHFRADGGYDKGELLSAVVRRQGELLGKAEKAAKSWKNEAEVKRVNDLQQERSEILTEVNGEDWVINKALHYNEWADLSREDFRPVVSVFRRLLQQFRCSRCDSWVHLSSRVNAEDLRCVCGEFRLNLRKK, translated from the coding sequence ATGATTAAAGTTGAATCTCTGGAGATCCAGGAACTCCGTGGCATCAGAGACTTGACTCTCGAGATGAATAGCTCCACCTTTGTTATCTGCGGTCCAAATGGCTCAGGGAAAAGTGGCGTCGTGGATGCGATTCAGTTTGCACTTACGGGCGAAATAGGTCGGTTGACGGGCGCAGGCAGCGGAGAGCTGAAGCTGAAGGATCACGGGCCTCATGTCGACAAACGTGATGATCCAGCGGCTGCTGTGGTTTCACTGCGCGTGTTGATTCCGAGCCTCGGGACGTCGGCGAGGATCACCCGTACGATCAAGAACCCGGGTAAGCCTGTTATCGAGCCCGACGAGCCAGACGTGAGGGCGGTGCTGGATGAGATCGCAAGTCATCCCGAACTCACGCTCTCTCGGCGAGAAATTATCAAGTTCATACTTGCTGAACCAACAAATCGCTCACGCGAAGTGCAGTCTCTCCTGAAGCTAAACGAGATAGATCAACTGAGGTCTGCTCTGAAGACGACGGAAACGAAATTGCTCGCAGCTTTGTCTGCGTCCAAGTCGCAGGAGGAGGCAGCCGAGCAAAGCCTGAAACGCCATCTCGACCTACCGGAGCTTCGAGATGGAGATGTACTAGAGGTGGTGAATGAGAACCGTGAAGTTTTGGGCCTGACAGCAATTGAGCACATCGAGGCAACCACTTCACTTTCAGAAGGCCTGCAGCTACAGGCGAAGATCTCCACTCAAGGGAAAGATTCGGCCCTCAAGGATCTCGATGCTCTTTTGGAGGTGATGAATCGAGGTATTGAGAAGGGTGTCGAGGATGAGATCCGTGCCGCTTCCGCTGCACTCACTAAACTGGAACAAGAGCCCACGTTCTTCGAAATCATAAGGAAACGCCCCTTCATCGAGACCGGGCTCACATTCGTTGACAGTCCGGAATGCCCATTGTGTAACCGTGAGTGGAGCATTGCTGAGCTGCGTGAGCACCTAGAAAAGAAGCTCAAGGCCTCGCGAGAAGCACAGGAAGCTCGGGAGCTGCTGGAATCGGCCGGTGTCGCAGTCGGTGTCGCCGTTCGTTCATTGAATGCGGCGATCGTGCCCGCATTGAGGCTTCCCGAAGTATCACGAGAGCTAGTCTCAGAGATATCAACATGGTATGGCGAACTTTCATCCTTCGCAGATTCCGTTAGTACAGTAGAAGGTGTAGTCGGCTCGAAGGACAGGCTCCTTTCCCGCTGGGCCCGTTTGAATCCCGGCGTCGCTCAGAGGTTGGGGGAAGTTCGAAATGCTGTGGCATCCAGACCCGACGAAAACATCGCGGGTGCTGCGCGGGACTTCCTGGTGCTTGCGGAGGAGCGATGGACAATGTTGAACCGAGCTCGCCGGACCACGGCAGAGAGTGGGGTTGCGGCGAAACGGGCAAGGCTTGCCTATAAGACCTACTGCGAAGTGTCAGAAGAAGCACTGACGACCCTGTACGATTCGGTCGAGAGTGACTTCGCACGGTACTACCGGCTACTGAACTCGGGAGATGAAACGAAGTTCAAAGCGAAGTTCGAACCGGCACAGGGAAAGCTCGGGCTATCGGTCGATTTCTACGAACGCGGAATGTTCCCACCTGCCGCCTATCACAGCGAAGGTCACCAGGATGGTATGGGCGTCTGTTTGTACTTGGCGCTTATGAAACGGGTGTTTGGATCCGACCTTTGCGTCGCTGTGCTGGATGACGTAGTTATGTCGGTCGACTCCCAGCACCGAAAGCAGTTCTGCCGCCTCCTGAAGTCCGAGTTCCCTTCTACGCAGTTCGTAATTACCACTCACGACCAGGTCTGGTCGCACCAGATGCGAAGCGAGGGATTGGTGACGGCGAAAACAACCGTGGCCTTCCAGGGCTGGAGTGTTGATTCAGGACCAGTCATCGACGAGGTCAAGGAGGTATGGGAGCGAATAGACGAGGACCTTGCCAAGAATGAGGTACCGGCCGCAGCAGCGCGGTTGCGACGACACCTGGAGTTTGTTGCCACGGATCTTGCCAACGAGCTCGGAGCAAAGGTTCACTTTCGAGCTGATGGGGGCTATGACAAAGGGGAACTGCTAAGTGCGGTCGTGCGCCGACAGGGAGAATTGTTGGGCAAGGCCGAAAAGGCCGCCAAATCGTGGAAAAATGAGGCTGAAGTGAAGAGGGTTAATGACCTTCAACAGGAGCGATCTGAAATACTGACAGAGGTGAACGGCGAGGACTGGGTGATTAACAAGGCCCTTCATTACAATGAATGGGCCGACCTTTCGAGAGAAGATTTCCGTCCAGTCGTGTCGGTGTTTCGAAGGCTACTGCAGCAGTTCCGATGTAGTCGTTGCGATTCCTGGGTTCACTTGTCCTCACGCGTAAATGCAGAGGATCTTCGATGTGTATGTGGAGAATTTCGGCTGAATCTTCGGAAAAAGTAG
- a CDS encoding SEC-C domain-containing protein, with amino-acid sequence MSSPRMIVINGVEWIFDSNGRFLYPPDPEPSDPCWCESEKKFESCHLNRHLAEPLSDTERAGKWSEPDLRICLHPAAPSGCSKKIARAHSVQRRGTGLASIARDGKIYGFKSHPMFFLKRDRRVVPELVGVVDSSVFAGFCATHDDSLFKPLDTAVVFEPQQLFLSNFRIIAKRYHRNAAHLRAGRRWADMDRGASKDQQRMIFVAGYIERRRAEEARTNLERLKSMYDEYVLQKSSAPMNYLIVQFEGPAEFVASDLLTPEFDLLERPLPPVFVPEHLCLHSIATSDGQQVVFSWIGENRAATQLCQSITAVPEPMLPQLIFRFVLDYVDNIFFAPEWWEALPEEARRSVADQMTARMQVPYRRGPNLIEGRPTLSSMRIRAIESSQES; translated from the coding sequence TTGTCATCGCCACGGATGATTGTAATTAATGGTGTCGAGTGGATCTTCGACTCGAATGGACGATTTCTGTACCCACCGGACCCTGAACCATCTGATCCATGCTGGTGCGAATCTGAAAAGAAGTTCGAGTCCTGTCATCTCAACCGACACTTGGCCGAACCGTTGTCGGACACGGAGCGGGCCGGAAAGTGGTCTGAGCCGGACCTCCGCATTTGTCTTCACCCCGCGGCACCGAGCGGTTGCTCGAAGAAGATCGCGCGCGCTCATTCCGTGCAACGGAGAGGTACCGGTCTGGCCTCGATCGCGCGTGACGGAAAGATCTATGGCTTTAAGTCGCATCCGATGTTCTTTTTGAAACGTGATCGGCGGGTGGTTCCTGAACTGGTGGGAGTGGTCGACTCGTCTGTGTTCGCAGGTTTCTGCGCCACTCACGATGACTCACTGTTCAAGCCGCTCGATACCGCAGTTGTATTCGAACCGCAGCAGCTCTTTCTATCTAATTTCAGGATCATCGCGAAGCGATATCACCGTAACGCGGCGCATCTCCGGGCAGGCCGGCGCTGGGCGGACATGGATCGAGGAGCGTCGAAAGATCAGCAGCGAATGATTTTCGTTGCCGGATATATCGAGAGAAGAAGGGCAGAAGAGGCGCGCACAAATCTTGAGCGCCTCAAGTCGATGTACGATGAGTACGTTCTTCAGAAGAGTTCAGCGCCCATGAACTACTTGATCGTCCAGTTCGAGGGTCCGGCCGAGTTCGTCGCTTCAGATCTACTCACTCCGGAGTTTGATCTGCTCGAGAGACCGCTTCCTCCTGTCTTTGTCCCCGAACATTTGTGTCTGCATTCCATCGCTACTTCTGATGGTCAGCAAGTCGTCTTTTCGTGGATTGGCGAGAATCGAGCGGCAACGCAATTATGCCAGTCAATCACAGCGGTGCCGGAGCCGATGTTGCCACAGCTGATTTTTCGTTTCGTGCTGGACTATGTGGACAACATATTCTTCGCCCCAGAATGGTGGGAGGCTCTTCCTGAGGAAGCGAGACGGAGCGTGGCCGATCAGATGACTGCTCGAATGCAGGTTCCATATCGGAGGGGGCCGAATTTGATCGAGGGCCGACCAACACTATCGAGCATGAGGATCCGAGCTATCGAGTCGTCGCAAGAGTCGTAG
- a CDS encoding winged helix-turn-helix domain-containing protein, producing MTEAIQKPGLASSESRTPQATINAVISMDIKKHGPASAFIPPRRGVFALRQNHASS from the coding sequence CTGACCGAGGCGATTCAGAAACCGGGGCTCGCGTCCTCAGAGTCACGGACTCCCCAGGCGACGATCAATGCGGTCATCTCGATGGACATCAAAAAGCACGGCCCGGCGAGCGCCTTCATTCCGCCGCGTCGAGGTGTTTTTGCGCTGAGACAGAACCACGCATCTTCATAA
- a CDS encoding DUF4145 domain-containing protein → MIIKASEVAVNNPILSISLRCPGCLQQGVFWAIPKSSDLVITSETPYVIAGIRRCPNPQCWAVVFFFSNPEGKLLTTYPPESIDLDLTNIPNNVRDAIEEAVKCHAIQCYTAAAIMVRKTLEELCRDRGANGKNLKERIKDLGTKIVLPTELLEGLDDLRLLGNDAAHIESQEFNKIGKDEVEVGIEFAKEILKAVYQYSALLNRLRSLKKTDVNP, encoded by the coding sequence GTGATTATCAAAGCATCAGAAGTTGCAGTTAATAACCCGATTCTTTCGATCAGTCTCCGGTGTCCGGGCTGTCTTCAGCAGGGAGTATTCTGGGCGATACCAAAGTCGAGTGATCTGGTAATTACGTCAGAAACTCCGTATGTGATCGCTGGGATCAGAAGGTGCCCAAACCCGCAATGTTGGGCAGTGGTATTTTTCTTCTCCAACCCCGAGGGGAAGCTACTGACCACGTATCCACCTGAGAGCATAGATCTCGACTTAACAAACATACCGAACAATGTAAGAGATGCTATCGAAGAAGCGGTAAAGTGCCACGCAATTCAATGTTATACAGCCGCTGCGATCATGGTCCGTAAAACCCTTGAAGAACTTTGCCGTGATCGTGGTGCTAATGGAAAGAATCTCAAGGAGCGGATCAAGGACCTTGGAACTAAGATTGTCCTGCCGACGGAGCTTCTAGAAGGCTTGGATGATCTTCGACTTCTCGGAAACGATGCGGCGCACATTGAATCCCAGGAGTTCAATAAGATTGGCAAAGATGAAGTCGAGGTCGGAATCGAATTCGCGAAGGAGATTTTGAAGGCCGTGTATCAGTACTCAGCACTGCTGAACAGGTTGCGGAGCCTAAAGAAAACTGATGTCAACCCGTAG
- a CDS encoding DEAD/DEAH box helicase family protein produces MAEGTTSVTESFFERPILNSPYKYPARHWQLDENGQPTGNVMERRRKAEFITPIPKPKRRKKEQKDLVFDEGAGISDERQQYDATASMINVLRDQVDRWRALPNPNEWNVTPETARLLEHWRHHEFSTFRPFFCQVEAVETLIWLTEVAPKTKEGKKFLEHLEQANDQANPGLPRLALKLATGAGKTTVMAMTIAWQTINAVRHPNAKRFTRGFLIVTPGITIKDRLRVLQPNDPDSYYQSRELVPSDMLRDLGRAKIVITNYHSFKLRETMQLASGTRALLKGRVGEDLQTLETEGQMLQRVMPELMGMKNVMVLNDEAHHCYREKPGEDEEEVLKGDDRKEAEKNKEAARLWINGIEAVNRKLGLNQILDLSATPFFLRGSGYAEGTLFPWTMSDFGLMDAIECGIVKLPRVPVSDNVHEGTGPIFRHLWENIRSEMPKKGRGKAKNLDPRDLPATLQTALEALYGHYEETFELWEEEGIDVPPCFIIVCNNTSTSKLVYDFVSGFIQENEDGTSKVVPGRHTLFQNFDEHGNAIPRPRTLLIDSEQLESGDALDKNFRDAAADEIERFKREELERTGDRQRVENISDQDLLREVMNTVGKKDQLGESIRCVVSVSMLTEGWDANNVTHILGVRAFGTQLLCEQVIGRALRRQSYDLNDAGLFNVEYADILGIPFDFTAKPVVAPPQPPRETIQVKAVSPQRDHLEIRFPRVAGYRVELPAERLQAKFTEDSRYVLTPEIVGPSSTRNEAVVGEGVDLDLKHLDKVRYTTLLYHLTERLLTTKWREQGQEPKYHLFNQLKSITREWLDNYLECKGGTYPAQLIYRQLGDEACERITNAIVAHHSEETPIRAILDPYNPTGSTIHVNFNTSKTDRWQTDPRKCHINWCILDSGWEAELCRVVESHPRVHAYVKNHNLGFEVPYRHGSEARRYRPDFIVLIDDGRGIEDLLHLVIEIKGYRGEDAKEKKSTMDTYWIPGVNHLQTFGRWAFSELTDIWEIESGFEEKIQQQLTQIIDQAAEPEMAEAE; encoded by the coding sequence ATGGCTGAAGGCACGACTTCCGTCACTGAATCCTTCTTCGAACGACCGATCCTCAACTCGCCGTACAAGTACCCGGCTAGGCACTGGCAGCTCGACGAGAACGGACAGCCGACCGGCAACGTCATGGAACGGCGGCGAAAGGCCGAGTTCATCACGCCCATCCCGAAGCCGAAGCGACGAAAGAAGGAACAGAAGGACCTCGTCTTCGACGAAGGCGCCGGCATCTCCGACGAGCGGCAGCAGTACGATGCGACGGCCAGCATGATCAACGTGCTGCGCGATCAGGTCGACCGCTGGCGGGCGCTTCCGAATCCGAACGAATGGAACGTCACACCCGAAACCGCACGGCTACTCGAGCACTGGCGCCACCACGAGTTCAGCACGTTCCGCCCGTTCTTCTGTCAGGTCGAAGCTGTCGAGACGCTGATCTGGCTCACCGAGGTCGCGCCGAAGACTAAAGAAGGCAAGAAGTTCCTCGAGCACCTCGAGCAGGCGAACGACCAGGCCAACCCCGGCCTCCCGCGTCTCGCGCTCAAGCTCGCGACCGGCGCCGGCAAGACAACCGTCATGGCGATGACGATCGCCTGGCAGACGATCAACGCCGTCCGCCACCCGAACGCGAAGCGATTCACCCGCGGCTTCCTCATAGTAACCCCCGGCATCACGATCAAGGACCGGCTCCGCGTCCTCCAGCCGAACGACCCCGACAGCTACTACCAGTCCCGTGAGCTCGTCCCATCCGACATGCTCCGCGACCTCGGGCGCGCGAAGATCGTCATCACCAACTACCACTCCTTCAAGCTGCGCGAGACGATGCAGCTCGCCAGTGGTACCCGTGCACTCCTCAAGGGACGCGTCGGCGAAGACCTCCAGACGCTCGAGACCGAGGGGCAGATGCTCCAGCGGGTGATGCCGGAGCTGATGGGAATGAAGAACGTGATGGTCCTCAACGACGAGGCGCATCACTGCTACCGCGAGAAGCCGGGCGAAGACGAGGAAGAGGTTCTGAAGGGGGACGATCGGAAGGAAGCGGAGAAGAACAAGGAAGCCGCACGCCTCTGGATCAACGGAATCGAAGCGGTCAACCGCAAGCTCGGCCTCAACCAGATCCTTGATCTCTCCGCGACGCCCTTCTTCCTGCGCGGCTCAGGCTACGCTGAGGGGACGCTCTTTCCCTGGACGATGAGCGACTTCGGCCTGATGGACGCGATAGAGTGCGGCATCGTCAAGCTCCCGCGCGTCCCGGTCTCCGACAACGTTCACGAAGGCACGGGCCCGATCTTCCGCCACCTGTGGGAGAACATCCGGAGCGAAATGCCGAAAAAGGGTCGGGGCAAGGCGAAGAATCTCGATCCTCGCGATCTTCCGGCAACACTCCAGACCGCGCTCGAAGCACTCTACGGCCACTACGAGGAAACTTTCGAGCTGTGGGAGGAGGAGGGGATCGATGTTCCTCCCTGCTTCATCATCGTTTGCAACAACACGTCGACCTCGAAGCTCGTCTACGATTTCGTCTCCGGCTTCATCCAGGAGAACGAGGATGGCACGAGCAAAGTTGTTCCCGGACGTCACACTCTGTTCCAGAACTTCGATGAGCACGGCAATGCGATTCCCCGCCCCCGTACGCTGCTGATCGACAGCGAACAGCTCGAGTCGGGGGACGCTCTCGACAAAAACTTCCGAGACGCCGCGGCCGACGAGATCGAGCGCTTCAAGCGCGAGGAGCTCGAGCGCACCGGCGACCGCCAGCGCGTCGAGAACATCAGCGATCAGGACCTCCTACGCGAAGTCATGAACACCGTCGGCAAGAAGGACCAGCTCGGCGAGTCGATTCGCTGTGTCGTCTCCGTTTCGATGCTCACCGAGGGGTGGGACGCGAACAACGTCACGCACATCCTCGGAGTGCGTGCGTTCGGTACGCAGCTACTCTGCGAGCAGGTCATCGGCCGCGCACTCCGCCGCCAGTCCTACGACCTCAACGACGCCGGCCTCTTCAACGTCGAGTACGCCGACATCCTCGGGATTCCGTTCGACTTCACCGCAAAACCGGTCGTGGCCCCGCCGCAGCCACCGCGCGAGACGATCCAAGTGAAGGCGGTTTCACCGCAGCGCGATCATCTCGAGATCCGCTTCCCCCGTGTTGCCGGCTATCGTGTCGAGCTTCCGGCGGAACGGCTGCAGGCGAAGTTCACCGAGGACTCGCGATATGTGCTGACGCCGGAGATCGTCGGGCCGTCGTCGACACGCAACGAAGCGGTCGTGGGGGAGGGAGTCGACCTCGACCTCAAGCACCTCGACAAGGTCCGCTACACGACGCTCCTCTACCATCTCACCGAGCGGCTCCTTACGACCAAGTGGCGCGAGCAGGGGCAGGAGCCGAAGTACCACCTCTTCAACCAGCTGAAGAGCATCACCCGCGAATGGCTCGACAACTACCTCGAGTGCAAGGGCGGGACGTATCCCGCTCAGCTCATCTACCGCCAGCTCGGTGACGAAGCGTGCGAGCGCATCACGAACGCGATCGTCGCACATCACTCGGAGGAGACGCCGATTCGCGCGATCCTCGACCCCTACAACCCGACCGGCTCGACGATCCACGTGAACTTCAACACCTCGAAGACCGACCGATGGCAGACCGATCCGCGGAAGTGCCACATCAACTGGTGCATTCTCGACAGCGGCTGGGAAGCCGAGCTTTGCCGCGTCGTCGAGTCCCACCCCCGCGTCCACGCCTACGTCAAGAATCACAACCTCGGGTTCGAGGTCCCGTACCGCCACGGCTCCGAAGCCCGCCGCTACCGCCCCGACTTCATCGTCCTCATCGACGACGGCCGAGGCATAGAGGATCTGCTCCATCTCGTCATCGAGATCAAGGGATACCGCGGCGAAGACGCGAAGGAGAAAAAGTCCACGATGGACACTTACTGGATCCCCGGCGTGAACCATCTCCAGACCTTCGGCCGCTGGGCCTTCTCCGAGCTCACCGACATCTGGGAGATCGAGTCCGGCTTCGAGGAAAAGATCCAGCAACAGCTCACCCAGATCATCGACCAGGCAGCCGAGCCAGAGATGGCGGAGGCGGAATGA
- a CDS encoding site-specific DNA-methyltransferase: MSTRRSKKKLPKQVEALTHDEAKRRNLPTAEYQSIMDSDDLSPVQVAYERRNRDVDPQLVWRGKDQQDWSDLVVQAPPLFIQEKVHPKVLIDDLMRRTKESSGGADDEGQFDLFADFNGISEEAKKTEFYQHDANWTNRMILGDSLQVMASLAEREGLRGKVQCIYFDPPYGIRFNSNFQWSTTTKDVKDGAVDHITREPEQVRAFRDTWRDGIHSYLSYIRDRLSVARDLLTESGSLFVQIGTENIEFVAAVLDEVFGAHNKIELISFRKKTMPLGGQLLEGNCDYLLWYAKDREQAKYRPLYQFSVVEGDTHWNYVELPSGHRRKMSSDEIASHRLLPEGAEVYQLIGLYPAGAFATGIYEFEFNGTTFKLPPGKSWKSPREGMNRLAMANRLQPYAGGSTLRYVLKHSDYPVTPLSNVWQDTSAPSQKQYVVQTSNRVIQRCVLMTTDPGDLVLDPTCGSGTTAFVAEKWGRRWITIDTSRVALALTRARIMGSRYSYYLLSDSREGQRKLAEITRSGFSDSPTRGDIRHGFVYERAPHVTLKSIANDAEIDVIWEKFGARSAPLLRELNSILGQQWDEWCVPLEADKDWPSTAKSIHEEWSGLRRRRQEEIDASIAAKTEAEYLYDSPYIESGKVRVAGPFTVESLSPHRVPGVDEDDELIDSIADGKIGYRPAQDFPSMILENLKMSGVQQAHKEDKIEFTSLTPWPGDMIAAEGRYVDGDGTEKRAGIMIGPEFGTVSRPDLVKAAKEAGEAGFDVVIACAFSYAAQASEISQLGRISILKARMNADLHMAEDLKSTGKGNLFVIFGEPDIDILDAEDGQIQVKINGVDVFDPRTGEVRSDDVDGIACWFIDTEYNEESFFVRHAYFLGANDPYKSLKSTLKAEINKEAWETLHSDTSRPFDKPRSGRIAVKVINHLGDEVMKVFRVE; encoded by the coding sequence ATGTCAACCCGTAGATCAAAGAAGAAATTACCCAAGCAGGTCGAAGCGCTCACCCACGACGAGGCGAAGCGCCGCAACCTCCCTACGGCGGAATACCAGTCCATCATGGACTCGGACGATCTCTCACCCGTCCAGGTCGCCTACGAGCGGCGGAACCGCGACGTCGACCCGCAGCTCGTGTGGCGAGGGAAGGACCAGCAGGACTGGTCCGATCTCGTCGTGCAGGCGCCGCCGCTCTTCATCCAGGAGAAGGTTCACCCGAAGGTCCTGATCGACGACCTGATGCGCCGCACGAAGGAGAGCAGCGGTGGAGCGGACGACGAGGGCCAGTTCGACCTCTTCGCCGACTTCAACGGCATCTCGGAGGAGGCGAAGAAGACCGAGTTCTACCAGCACGACGCGAACTGGACCAACCGCATGATCCTAGGCGACAGCCTCCAGGTCATGGCGTCACTCGCGGAACGCGAAGGGCTCCGCGGCAAAGTTCAGTGCATCTATTTCGACCCACCTTACGGGATTAGATTCAATTCCAACTTTCAGTGGTCGACGACGACAAAAGACGTTAAGGATGGTGCTGTCGACCACATCACGCGCGAACCCGAGCAGGTAAGAGCTTTCCGTGACACGTGGCGCGATGGAATCCATTCCTATCTGAGCTACATACGGGATCGATTGAGCGTTGCCAGAGATCTACTCACAGAATCGGGTTCACTTTTTGTCCAAATCGGTACTGAAAACATCGAATTCGTCGCAGCAGTGCTGGACGAGGTGTTCGGCGCCCACAACAAAATCGAGTTGATTTCTTTCCGGAAGAAGACGATGCCCCTCGGCGGGCAACTTCTCGAGGGGAATTGCGACTATCTGCTGTGGTACGCAAAGGACAGGGAGCAGGCAAAGTACAGGCCTCTTTACCAGTTCAGCGTCGTTGAAGGAGATACGCACTGGAATTATGTGGAGTTGCCGTCAGGGCATCGTCGAAAAATGAGCTCTGACGAGATCGCGAGTCACAGGCTCTTGCCGGAAGGCGCGGAAGTCTATCAGTTAATCGGTCTTTACCCTGCTGGCGCCTTCGCGACTGGCATTTACGAATTTGAATTCAACGGAACCACGTTCAAACTCCCTCCTGGCAAATCGTGGAAGAGTCCACGAGAAGGAATGAATCGACTGGCGATGGCTAATCGGCTTCAGCCATATGCAGGCGGAAGTACGCTGCGATACGTACTGAAACATTCGGACTATCCAGTGACCCCGTTGTCTAACGTTTGGCAGGACACCTCTGCACCCTCCCAAAAGCAATACGTAGTGCAGACATCGAACCGAGTAATTCAGCGCTGCGTCCTCATGACTACAGATCCTGGCGATCTGGTCTTGGATCCCACTTGCGGATCAGGGACGACCGCGTTCGTTGCTGAAAAATGGGGGCGCCGCTGGATTACGATCGATACATCTCGGGTGGCGCTGGCGCTGACAAGAGCGCGAATTATGGGCTCACGATATAGCTACTACCTGCTGTCGGATAGCAGGGAGGGTCAGAGGAAGCTAGCAGAAATCACCCGTTCCGGTTTCTCGGATTCCCCTACTCGCGGCGATATCCGACACGGGTTTGTCTATGAGCGGGCGCCCCACGTCACCCTGAAATCTATCGCCAACGATGCGGAGATCGATGTGATCTGGGAGAAGTTCGGTGCCAGATCAGCTCCATTACTGAGAGAGCTCAACTCCATACTGGGACAACAGTGGGATGAATGGTGTGTTCCACTTGAAGCAGACAAAGATTGGCCGTCAACAGCAAAGAGCATACACGAGGAGTGGTCAGGGCTGAGACGACGAAGACAAGAGGAGATTGATGCGTCGATCGCTGCGAAAACGGAAGCGGAGTATCTTTACGACTCGCCATACATCGAGAGCGGCAAAGTTCGCGTCGCCGGCCCCTTCACCGTCGAGAGCCTTTCTCCCCACCGCGTCCCTGGCGTCGACGAGGACGACGAGCTGATCGACAGCATCGCCGACGGTAAGATCGGCTATCGGCCCGCGCAGGACTTCCCGTCGATGATTCTCGAGAACCTGAAGATGTCCGGCGTCCAGCAGGCGCACAAGGAAGACAAGATCGAGTTCACCTCCCTCACGCCGTGGCCGGGGGACATGATCGCCGCCGAGGGACGATACGTCGATGGCGATGGAACCGAGAAGCGCGCCGGGATCATGATCGGACCGGAATTCGGAACCGTCTCACGACCTGACCTCGTCAAGGCAGCGAAGGAAGCGGGGGAGGCAGGCTTCGACGTCGTGATCGCTTGCGCGTTCAGCTACGCCGCGCAGGCCTCCGAGATCTCCCAGCTAGGGCGGATCTCGATCCTCAAGGCGCGGATGAATGCCGACCTCCATATGGCCGAAGACCTCAAGAGCACCGGCAAGGGGAACCTCTTCGTCATCTTCGGCGAGCCGGACATCGACATCCTGGACGCCGAGGACGGTCAGATCCAGGTGAAGATCAACGGCGTCGATGTCTTCGATCCCCGCACCGGCGAAGTCCGGAGCGACGACGTCGACGGCATCGCCTGCTGGTTCATCGACACCGAATACAACGAGGAGAGCTTTTTCGTCCGTCACGCCTACTTCCTCGGCGCGAACGATCCGTACAAATCTCTGAAGAGCACCCTCAAAGCCGAGATCAACAAAGAGGCCTGGGAAACCCTCCACAGCGACACCTCCCGCCCCTTCGACAAACCCAGATCCGGCCGTATCGCCGTCAAGGTCATCAACCACCTCGGCGACGAGGTCATGAAGGTGTTCAGGGTCGAGTAG